The Caldisalinibacter kiritimatiensis genome segment TCGTCCATCTACATTTGTTTCAATCCTGCCATCCTGAGGAATCCTTTTTTCTGCTATATTCATTTTTCCCATTATCTTAATTCTAGTTACTATAGCAGAGTGAGTTGACTTGGCAGGTGTCATTATCTCTTGTAAACTTCCATCTATTCTAAATCTTACTCTTAACAAATTTTCATAAGGTTCTATGTGTATGTCACTAGCTCTAGCCTTTACAGCTTGTCTTATTATCGAGTTTACAAGCCTAACGGCTGGAGCATTGTTTATTTCATTTAATATTTCTTCGTCTATCTCTTCAATGTTTTCTACTTCATATTGTCTTTTAAAATCTTCTATAGCCTTTTCCGCACTTTGCTTTCCATAGTACTGCTCAATAGCGTTTGATATATCTTTTTTTGTAGAAATGGCAGGTTCAACCTTTAAATTAGTTCCCATTTCAATATCATCTATCGCAAAAACATTTAATGGGTCAGCCATCGCCACTATCAGCTTTCCTCTATCTTTTTTAATAGGTATAACTAAGTGCCTTTTAGCTAAGTTTTCTGTTATTAGTTTAGGTATCTCAGGGTCAATAATATAATTATTCAAGTCTATATGTGGAATACCGAACTGAAATTCTAAAACCTGTATTATATCAAGCTCTGTAACATACCCCTTTTCTACTAATATTTCACCTAATTTTTTACCAGAATTCTTTTGAATATTTAACGCATCACTTAATTGTTCATCTGTAATTTTCCCTACTGACTTTAATAGGTCGCCTAACTTCATCTTATCATTTAATCCAATTTTCATCATTTCACCTACTATTTTTTCATCTTTCGACTATAACTGTCTAATTCTCACTTAATATAGTATTCTACCTTTCTATAGAAATTCCTTCTTATTCATATTTAATTTTATGCTATTTATGTCAAATATTTGTTTAAACCAAATCTCTTCACTTAATATTGCTTGATATAATAGCATATCTAATCCACCAATAACTTTGCACCCTTTTTCTTCTGCGTCTTTTAATAATTTAGTAATTCTTGGCTTATATACAATATCATAGACTAGCATATTTTTATTTAAATTATTTTTTTTGATTGGTGATTGATTACTGTTTGGATACATACCTATAGAAGTACAATTAATAATTATATCAACGTCTTGATAATTGATTTCTCTTGAATTTAATCCCCCATATCTCCCTTTTATGTTTGGATATATATTTTTTATCTTCTCTATTAGCTTTTTAGCTTTTTTTTCAGTTCTATTCAAGATTATTATTTCATTTGCACCTTCTTTTGCTAACATCATAGCAATAGCATGAGCTGCTCCTCCTGCTCCCAATATTAATACTTTTTTTCTTTTAACAACAACATCATGTACTTTTAATGATTTAATAAAACCTAAGCCATCAGTATTGTAACCTATAAGCTTACCATTATCATTTTTTACTGTATTAACTGCTCCAATTAACTTCGATTCTTTGCTAATATCATCTAAGTATTTTATAATTTCAATTTTATGGGGTATCGTAACATTAAACCCTTTAATACCTAAAGCTTTAATACCATCTATTGCTTTTCTTAAATCATTAGGTTTGACATCAAACACCATATATTTAGCATTTAACCCATTTTCTTCAAAACTAGTGTTATGTATAAAGGGTGATAAACTCTTTGACACAGGATGTCCAATTAAACAATATAGTTCAGTATTTGCATCTATCTTCATCTATTACCCTCCTCAAGTATATCTCTTAAAACTATTTTTTCGATTTTTCTTATGAATTTTGTTAAAATTAATTCCTTTTTGCTTAACGGCGTAACTAATATAGTAAATAATCCTACTCTATTTCCTCCTAAAATATCAGTAAATATTTGGTCGCCAATCATTGCTGTTTTAAATGTTTGTGTATCCATTTTATTTATAGCTTCTAGAAAAGCTTTTTTTCTAGGCTTTATAGCTCTGTGAATAGCTAATACCTTGACTTCTTCATTAAACTTTACAACTCTAGTTTTTGTTGCATTTGAAACTATACATATTTTAAAACCCATATTTTTCACCTTTTTAAACCAATTAATAACATTTTCAGTTGCATATTTCGTATTCCATGAAACTAGTGTATTATCAATATCTACTATAATCGAATCTATACCCTTATCTTTTAATTTTAATAAGTCAATATCAAATACAGATTTTACATACATATTTGGTTGAAGTAATTTATTCACCCTTTCACCTCTCTTATACATTTATAATATCACATATCTAAAATGCATTTTTTATTTAAATTTTTATTATAAAAATTATATATAAAAAGATACTGCATTAATATAACAGTATCTTTAATTAAATAAAATAATTATACATAATATTACATATTTCACTTTAGATGTATCTATATAGTCTTATTTTGTTTAATTATATCGTATTATTACTATTACCTCGGAAATCATTTTTATTATTTCCATCGTTAGTATCTTTCATCGAAACCTTCATAAGGTTTATCTTCTACTAAATAAGGATGTCTACCCCTTTCAACATATGTTGTATGAAGATATTTTTTAGCAACAACCGATAATGGTTCCCCTAAAAATTCTTTATAGATTTGTTGTACCCGTGGATTTTCGTGAGACCTTCTTATCTTCTTACCTCTGTCTACATTGTATAATGCATCTGCACGATTATGTCTATAACTCAATGAAATATATTTATAATCTCTACTGCTCAATATTGGTTGTCCTCCACCACCGACACATCCTCCTGGACATGCCATAACTTCCATGTAATCAAATTTTTTCTCTCCGCTTTTAAAAGCTTCTAATGCTTTTTTTGCATTGCCTGTTCCATGGGCTATAGCAATAGTGATTGTTCTATCCCCAAGATTAACTTTACCATATTTTAATCCCCTTAGTCCCCTAGCATCTTCATAATCAGGTACCGGCATTTCATCTCCTGTTATTAACTTATGAGCCGTACGAACAGCAGCCTCTAATACTCCACCTGTAGCTCCAAAAATCATGCCTGCACCACTATATTGGTCAAAGGGTTCATCATATTCTTCATCGGGTAAATTTACAAAATCAATCCCTACTTGTCTTATCATTCTAGCTAATTCCCTTGTAGTTAATACATAGTCTACATTTCTATATCCGTCTGATTCCATTTCTGGTCGTGCTGCTTCATATTTCTTAGCTGTACAAGGCATTATAGCAACATTAACAATAGTTGAAGGGTCTATACCATATTTTTTAGCATACCATGTCTTTGTTAATGCCCCACACATTTCATGAGGTGATTTGGTAGAAGAAAGATGTGGTAAAAACTCTGGATAAAAATGTTCTGCATATTTTACCCATCCTGGACAGCATGAAGATAGTAATGGTAGCTTTTCAGGCTCATGTAATACTCTTTCCATAAGTTCGTTACCTTCTTCTAATATCGTTAAATCTGCAGTTACATCAGTAGCAAATACTTTATCAAATCCCAATCTTCTTAGTGCAGCTACCAACTTACCTGCAACAAATGAACCTACTGGCATGCCAAATTCTTCTCCTATAGTTACTTGTATTGATGGTGCTGTTTGTACTACTACATGCTTATTAGAGTCTGATATAACTTCCCACACTTCTTTAATATATTCTTTCTCTGTAAGTGATGCTGTTGGACATGCTAATACACATTGACCGCACATTATACAGCTTACTTCAGACAAATCTTTTTGGAAGGCTGGAGCTATTATTGTATTAAGACCTCTATTTAATGGTGAATAAACGTAACACTCTTGTATCTTATTGCAAATAGCCATACATCTTCTGCAGTTAATACATTTATTATAGTCCCTTTGTATAGCTGGGTTATTATCAAAAAATCCATAATCTTTTTTTTCACCAGTATAAGGGATATTTCTAATTCCTAAGCTATCTGCAAGATTTTGAAGTTCACAGTTTAAATTTCTTATACAAGTAGTACACTCCCTATTGTGATTAGATAAAAGTAGAGTAACTGCTGTTTTCCTCGCACGTCTTACTCTCTCAGTATTAGTTCTAACTTTCAATCCTTCTCTTACTGGATAAACACATGAGGCTTGAAGGTTACGGGTACCTTCAATCTCAACAACACATACTCTACATGTACCTACTTCATTAATATCCTTTAAATAACATAAGCTTGGTATTTCTATATTTACCATCCGAGCAGCTTCAAGGACACTAATACCTTTAGGAACCTGATAATCTTTACCATCTATATTTATAGTTACTTTTTCTTCTGCAACTTTTAATTCTTCACTTTCTCTTCTATTCTCCACTCATCTCACCTACCTTTATCTTTTATATATTGCATCTACAGGACACTTAGGAATACACGCCCCACATTTTATGCAAACATCTTGATGTATATGAAATGGAGGGTTCTTATTTTCTCCTGTAATAGCATTTACAGGACATACTCTGGCACATATTCCACAAGCAACACACTTTTCGTCTGAAATTACTACTTTTAATAAGTCGTTACATACACCAGCAGGACATTCCTTATCTTTAATGTGCTTTATATATTCATCTTTAAAATACTGTAATGTACTTAATACTGGGTTAGGTGCTGATTGACCTAATCCACACAATGAAGAATCTTTAATATCATAACATAAGTCTTCTAATATCTTTAAGTCCTCCATCTCACCTTTCCCTTTAGTAATCTTTTTAAGTATCTCTAATATTCTTCTTGTACCAACTCTACATGGTACACATTTGCCACAGGACTCATCTTGTGCGAATTCTAAATAAAATCTTGCTATATCAACCATACAATCACTTTCATCCATAATAATCATACCGCCAGAACCCATCATTGACCCAATGTCTGCAAGTGTATCAAAATCAATTTTTATATCTAAGTAATCAGCAGGTATACATCCACCTGATGGGCCTCCCGTTTGAGCTGCTTTAAATTGTTTATTATCATGGATACCTCCACCTATGTCATATATAATAGTACGTAGAGTAGTACCCATAGGAACTTCAATTAAACCAGTATTATTAATCTGTCCAGCTAAAGCAAATACCTTAGTTCCTTTGCTGTTCTCCGTACCTATACTGGCAAACCAATCTGCTCCCTTTTCTAAAATTACAGGTATATTAGCAAAGGTCTCCACATTATTATTAAGTGTAGGTTTTTCCCATAAACCGACTTCAGCAGGAAACGGAGGCCTTGGTCTAGGTTCACCTCTCATACCCATAACAGATTGAATCAATGCTGTCTCCTCACCACATACAAATGCTCCAGCGCCTAATCTAATGTCTAAATCAAAGTCAAAACCACTTCCAAAAATATTTTGCCCTAATAAACCTGCCTTTTTAGCTTGGTCTATCGCTATTTCTAATCTATCAACTGCAATTGGATACTCAGCTCTTACATAAACATATCCTTGATGTGCACCAATACAATATCCTGCTATAATCATCGCTTCAATAACACTGTGTGGATCACCTTCTAATATTGAGCGGTCCATAAAAGCACCAGGGTCTCCTTCATCAGCGTTACACAATACAAATTTCTTGTTACCTTCATAATTATATGCATATTCCCATTTTTGTCCTGTTAAGAAACCTCCTCCACCACGACCTCGTAATCCTGATTTTTTTAATTCTTCAATTATATCTGTTGGTGGAGTTTTGTTTGTCAATATATTAGCTAAATTATTATATCCTCCCATTGCTATATATTCTTTAATATCTTCAGGATTAATAACTCCACAATTTCTGAGTGCTATTCTCATTTGATGATTGAAAAAATCTATTTCATCTATTGTTTTCTGAACCTCGTCATTATTTACTGACTTATATAATAATCTTTCCACTACTTGACCTTTACCTATGTGACTATCTAGTATTTCGTCAACATCTTTAGCTTCTACTTTTATATAAAAAGTTCTATCTGGATGTACAACCACTATAGGGCCAAGTTTACAAAAACCAAAGCATCCAGTTTTAAATACTTTTACCTTATCGCTTAGATTTCGCTTTTTAATTTCTTTATGTAACCTCTCTCTTACTGCATCGCTCTTTGATGATGTACACCCTGTTCCTGCACATACTAAAATATGATATTTTTCGATTTCTTTTTCAATATTAGTATCTTTAAAACGCAATCTCATGTTATTATAGGTCTCTTCTCTTACTTTCTTTAATTCCTCTTGTGATTTAATAGGCGTTATATTCAACTTTTTCACCCCTGTCTATCTAATTGTGATTTCTTATTTGTTTTAATGTATTTATATAGAATTGATGGTACATCTGATGGTGTTAGTCTTCCGTAAACCTCATCATTTATAGTTATAACAGGTGCTAAACCACAAGCACCTATACATCTTGTAGCCTTTAATGTAAACAGTCTATCCATAGTAGTATCTCCTACATCTATTTGTAATTCATCTTTTATAGCGTCTAAAACTTCTTGAGCACCTTTTACGTAACAAGCAGTACCCATACATACACCTATAGTGTATTTTCCTCTAGGCTCTTGGGAAAATAATGAGTAAAAGCTTACAACACCATTTATCGTTGAAATTGGTATATTAAGTCTCTCTGAAATGTATGATTGTACTTCTCTTGGTAAATATCCAAATACATCTTGAGCTTTTTGCAATATTCGTATAAGCATTCCCTCTTGGTCTTTATATCTATCTATAATTTCATCTAGTTTTTTATAATTCTCTTCTTCTGTATGCTCTATTCTCACACCCATAAATAATATTCACCTCGCTGATTATATTTCTCTCTATTTATTCCTCTGAATAGTATTTGCTAGTAATTATTGCATTATTCATCCTCTGATTTTCTATATTAAAGTTAGTTGTTATCTTTTAACACTCTGTTATCAAGCTTCATAAAATATATAAAGATTAATTTTATATAGAAAGTTGTGATATCATGGCTACTTTTCCTTTGTGGATAGCAAAAAATAAGAATGTTATTTTAATTTTCGATTCAGATTTTAATCTTGTTTTTAAACACAACAATGCATACACGTATGAAAAAAGCATTACAAATTTGGTCAAGCTCTGTAATGAATATAAAACTCTAACTTTTCTAGATTCTATTAATAATAAGTAATAAAAAAGAAACACTACCTTTAGCAGTGTTTCTTTTTACTTACAATTAAATGCTTTATTTAATTTTTCTACTGCCCTCTTTTCTATTCTCGAAACATAAGACCTAGAAATTCCTAACATTTTAGCTATCTCTCTTTGGGTCTTACACCCATAATTAGTTAATCCGTATCTTAACTCTATAATTGTTTTTTCTCTCCCTTTTAAAACCTTGTTCATCTTACTGTATAACTTTTTTATCTGCATTTTCAAATTTACTTCATCAATTATTTGGTCAGCATCTGAACCCAATATGTCTATTAAAGAAATTTCATTACCTTCTTTATCTACACCAATTGGGTCTTGTAAGGAAACCTCTGACTTTATCTTTTTACTAGAACGTATTGTCATCAATATCTCATTATCTATACATCTTGCAGCGTATGTCGCAAGACGCGTACCCTTATTTCTATCAAATGTTGTAATTGCTTTTATTAATCCAATAGTCCCTATTGAAATAAGGTCGTCAGTATCCCTACCTGTATTGTGATATTTCTTTACAATATGAGCAACTAAACGTAGATTTCTTTCTATTAGTATGTTTTTAGCTTCTTCATCACCGTTTTCATAAGCTATCAATAGTTCTTCTTCCTCTTCTGGAGATAAAGGCTGTGGAAAAGAGTTATTATTAGATATATATCCTATATGAGGTATAAAAGGGTGTATGATATTACTCAATATCATAATAAAAGTGCTCCACATTAAAATGCACACCTCCACTATATGGGTCACATTAAATTATATGCTGTATCCCCTGAAAGTGTGCACGTACATTTATATTTATTTGCCTAATAAAGTTATACCTCTTGCTATTTTTTCAAAAATTGGTGCTGCACATTTTCCTCCTGAAATACCTTCTTCTATAAGTACGGTAATTACATATTTAGGTTTCTCCTTAGGAAAATATCCACTAAACCAAGCATGTATAGTTTCATTACCATTTAAAATAGCTTGAGCTGACCCAGTCTTTCCCCCACCTCCTCCAATATCATCTAATGATATGTTTTTGGCAGTTCCTTTTTCTATTACATCTTCCATGTATTCCATTAATATATTATTGTATTTTGGTTGAATTACTATTTTTTCTTCGTTACTTCTATATTTTTTGACCATATTACCTCTTTCTGTTACTATACCTTCAATAAGTCTCATATCCTTTTGAATTCCATTATTAGCTATAACCATCATCATATTAGTTATTTGTAATGGTGTTACTTCTATTGTTCCTTGACCTATAGAAATGTTCCCAATAGCAGGCCCGAAAAGCTCATCTCCTTTAGGTAATCTTCCTGCCTTTTCCTCTTCTAACCCTATACCTATTTTTTCACCAAAACCCAGTTTTTTAGCAGTCTCTATAATCTTTTTAGCGCCAACCCTTTTTCCTAATTTTATAAACACAGAATTACATGAATCGTAAAATGCTTCCTGTACATTAATACATCCATGACCACCAGTATTATATGTATGACACTTAATAATCGTACTACCCACTTCTTCATATCCGCTACAAACAAACTCTTCATCGAGAGAAACCTTTTCTTCTTCAAGTGCAGATAAAAGCACAACTATTTTAAATAAAGAACCTGGTGGATAAGGATACTGAATAGCTTTATTATAGCAGTCATTCATTTGGCTATTATAGTGTGCTGAAATATTATCTTGGTCTATGTTAGGCCTACTAACCATCGCTACTATGTTACCAGTTTCTACTTCAGCTACTATCACAGCACCATTCTTTTTTTCAACATCCATTATATTCTCAACAAGTTTTTGTATATGATAATCTATCGTTAATTTAACACTATTAGTAATATCTCTATCAGTACTAGTAACAGTTTTATACCCAAAACCTGGTATCAATCTATTTTTTCCATCTAATGTCACTTTTACAGTTCCATAGTCATCATCAATATTTAAATCTTTCATAGCTAATATGTCATCATATAGTAATTCTATTCCACTTTGTCCCTTATTTTCACTTTTATTAATATATCCAATAACATGTGCTAATATATTATCTTTTTCGTACCTAAGAACTTTATTCACTTTAAGTATCCCTTTTTTATTCTTTAAATTTGTTATTTCAGAT includes the following:
- a CDS encoding YqeG family HAD IIIA-type phosphatase — translated: MNKLLQPNMYVKSVFDIDLLKLKDKGIDSIIVDIDNTLVSWNTKYATENVINWFKKVKNMGFKICIVSNATKTRVVKFNEEVKVLAIHRAIKPRKKAFLEAINKMDTQTFKTAMIGDQIFTDILGGNRVGLFTILVTPLSKKELILTKFIRKIEKIVLRDILEEGNR
- a CDS encoding peptidoglycan D,D-transpeptidase FtsI family protein, with translation MSNKISKDIVRRLYILSFISLMVFSILLGRIFYIQVIKGEKYKHAAESQRIRKVRIQPARGIIYDRNLIPLTNRKRIPTIIVFKEIVNDAEETLEYLKDITGQSKDQIKEYMDNSKKIVEIPIKKSEITNLKNKKGILKVNKVLRYEKDNILAHVIGYINKSENKGQSGIELLYDDILAMKDLNIDDDYGTVKVTLDGKNRLIPGFGYKTVTSTDRDITNSVKLTIDYHIQKLVENIMDVEKKNGAVIVAEVETGNIVAMVSRPNIDQDNISAHYNSQMNDCYNKAIQYPYPPGSLFKIVVLLSALEEEKVSLDEEFVCSGYEEVGSTIIKCHTYNTGGHGCINVQEAFYDSCNSVFIKLGKRVGAKKIIETAKKLGFGEKIGIGLEEEKAGRLPKGDELFGPAIGNISIGQGTIEVTPLQITNMMMVIANNGIQKDMRLIEGIVTERGNMVKKYRSNEEKIVIQPKYNNILMEYMEDVIEKGTAKNISLDDIGGGGGKTGSAQAILNGNETIHAWFSGYFPKEKPKYVITVLIEEGISGGKCAAPIFEKIARGITLLGK
- the sigK gene encoding RNA polymerase sporulation sigma factor SigK, which translates into the protein MILSNIIHPFIPHIGYISNNNSFPQPLSPEEEEELLIAYENGDEEAKNILIERNLRLVAHIVKKYHNTGRDTDDLISIGTIGLIKAITTFDRNKGTRLATYAARCIDNEILMTIRSSKKIKSEVSLQDPIGVDKEGNEISLIDILGSDADQIIDEVNLKMQIKKLYSKMNKVLKGREKTIIELRYGLTNYGCKTQREIAKMLGISRSYVSRIEKRAVEKLNKAFNCK
- the aroE gene encoding shikimate dehydrogenase, which gives rise to MKIDANTELYCLIGHPVSKSLSPFIHNTSFEENGLNAKYMVFDVKPNDLRKAIDGIKALGIKGFNVTIPHKIEIIKYLDDISKESKLIGAVNTVKNDNGKLIGYNTDGLGFIKSLKVHDVVVKRKKVLILGAGGAAHAIAMMLAKEGANEIIILNRTEKKAKKLIEKIKNIYPNIKGRYGGLNSREINYQDVDIIINCTSIGMYPNSNQSPIKKNNLNKNMLVYDIVYKPRITKLLKDAEEKGCKVIGGLDMLLYQAILSEEIWFKQIFDINSIKLNMNKKEFL
- a CDS encoding NADH-dependent [FeFe] hydrogenase, group A6, yielding MENRRESEELKVAEEKVTINIDGKDYQVPKGISVLEAARMVNIEIPSLCYLKDINEVGTCRVCVVEIEGTRNLQASCVYPVREGLKVRTNTERVRRARKTAVTLLLSNHNRECTTCIRNLNCELQNLADSLGIRNIPYTGEKKDYGFFDNNPAIQRDYNKCINCRRCMAICNKIQECYVYSPLNRGLNTIIAPAFQKDLSEVSCIMCGQCVLACPTASLTEKEYIKEVWEVISDSNKHVVVQTAPSIQVTIGEEFGMPVGSFVAGKLVAALRRLGFDKVFATDVTADLTILEEGNELMERVLHEPEKLPLLSSCCPGWVKYAEHFYPEFLPHLSSTKSPHEMCGALTKTWYAKKYGIDPSTIVNVAIMPCTAKKYEAARPEMESDGYRNVDYVLTTRELARMIRQVGIDFVNLPDEEYDEPFDQYSGAGMIFGATGGVLEAAVRTAHKLITGDEMPVPDYEDARGLRGLKYGKVNLGDRTITIAIAHGTGNAKKALEAFKSGEKKFDYMEVMACPGGCVGGGGQPILSSRDYKYISLSYRHNRADALYNVDRGKKIRRSHENPRVQQIYKEFLGEPLSVVAKKYLHTTYVERGRHPYLVEDKPYEGFDERY
- a CDS encoding NADH-ubiquinone oxidoreductase-F iron-sulfur binding region domain-containing protein; amino-acid sequence: MEKYHILVCAGTGCTSSKSDAVRERLHKEIKKRNLSDKVKVFKTGCFGFCKLGPIVVVHPDRTFYIKVEAKDVDEILDSHIGKGQVVERLLYKSVNNDEVQKTIDEIDFFNHQMRIALRNCGVINPEDIKEYIAMGGYNNLANILTNKTPPTDIIEELKKSGLRGRGGGGFLTGQKWEYAYNYEGNKKFVLCNADEGDPGAFMDRSILEGDPHSVIEAMIIAGYCIGAHQGYVYVRAEYPIAVDRLEIAIDQAKKAGLLGQNIFGSGFDFDLDIRLGAGAFVCGEETALIQSVMGMRGEPRPRPPFPAEVGLWEKPTLNNNVETFANIPVILEKGADWFASIGTENSKGTKVFALAGQINNTGLIEVPMGTTLRTIIYDIGGGIHDNKQFKAAQTGGPSGGCIPADYLDIKIDFDTLADIGSMMGSGGMIIMDESDCMVDIARFYLEFAQDESCGKCVPCRVGTRRILEILKKITKGKGEMEDLKILEDLCYDIKDSSLCGLGQSAPNPVLSTLQYFKDEYIKHIKDKECPAGVCNDLLKVVISDEKCVACGICARVCPVNAITGENKNPPFHIHQDVCIKCGACIPKCPVDAIYKR
- a CDS encoding complex I 24 kDa subunit family protein, yielding MGVRIEHTEEENYKKLDEIIDRYKDQEGMLIRILQKAQDVFGYLPREVQSYISERLNIPISTINGVVSFYSLFSQEPRGKYTIGVCMGTACYVKGAQEVLDAIKDELQIDVGDTTMDRLFTLKATRCIGACGLAPVITINDEVYGRLTPSDVPSILYKYIKTNKKSQLDRQG